A region from the Cydia amplana chromosome 7, ilCydAmpl1.1, whole genome shotgun sequence genome encodes:
- the LOC134649389 gene encoding proliferation-associated protein 2G4, producing MADDKEVEKTIAEDLVVTKYKLAGQIVNRVLEQVLAKCVPDASAREICEYGDKTILDETSKVFKKEKDSKKGIAFPTCVSVNNCICHFSPIPSETDYILKQGDLVKVDLGAHIEGFIAVVAHTVCVGVGEVTGRAADVLLAAHYASEAALRLLRPDNENYAVTDAVQKISAEFGCKPVEGMLSHQLKQFRIDGEKSIIQNPSEAQRKEHEKCTLETYEVYAMDVLVSTGEGVGREMDTRCTIYKKTEEIYQLKLKASRMFYSEVRNKHGSMPFNLRSFDKETSARLGVVECVNHKLIEPFQVLYERPGELVAQFKFTALLLPSGTHRITGLPFDKTTCNSERSVKDPELTSLLNSSAKANKKKKKKTAEEPMEVETVA from the exons ATGGCTGACGATAAAGAAGTGGAAAAAACGATCGCAGAGGACTTGGTTGTGACCAAGTACAAACTTGCCGGACAAATTGTGAACC GTGTTCTAGAGCAAGTGCTTGCAAAATGCGTGCCGGACGCGTCTGCGCGAGAGATTTGCGAGTACGGAGACAAGACTATCCTTGATGAGACCTCCAAGGTGTTCAAGAAGGAGAAAGACTCCAAAAAAGGCATCGCATTCCCAACATGCGTGTCGGTAAACAACTGTATATGTCACTTCTCACCCATCCCTAGTGAAACTGACTACATCCTGAAACAGGGTGATTTGGTGAAAGT AGATTTGGGTGCACACATAGAGGGCTTCATCGCAGTAGTGGCACACACCGTCTGCGTGGGAGTCGGCGAGGTGACCGGCCGTGCCGCGGATGTCCTCCTAGCTGCCCATTATGCGAGTGAAGCTGCTTTGAGATTGCTCCGGCCAGACAATGAg AACTATGCAGTAACCGATGCTGTACAGAAGATATCAGCAGAGTTCGGCTGCAAGCCCGTGGAGGGCATGCTGTCCCACCAGCTGAAACAGTTCCGGATCGACGGAGAGAAGAGCATCATCCAGAACCCCTCGGAAGCGCAGCGCAAGGAGCATGAGAAGTGCACACTTGAGACCTATGAGGTGTACGCCATGGATGTCCTGGTTTCCACGGGAGAGGGAGTT GGTCGTGAAATGGACACGCGGTGTACGATATACAAGAAGACCGAGGAGATATATCAGTTGAAGCTGAAGGCATCTAGAATGTTCTACAGTGAG GTACGCAATAAGCACGGGTCCATGCCGTTCAACCTCAGGAGCTTCGACAAGGAGACCAGCGCGAGATTAGGCGTCGTCGAGTGCGTCAACCACAAACTCATCGAGCCTTTCCAG GTCCTGTACGAGCGGCCTGGAGAATTGGTAGCGCAGTTCAAGTTCACGGCGCTGCTGCTGCCGAGCGGCACGCACCGCATCACCGGGCTGCCCTTCGACAAGACCACCTGCAATAGCGAGCGCTCCGTCAAGGACCCCGAGCTCACT TCCCTCTTGAACTCCTCTGCGAAAGCcaacaagaagaagaaaaagaagacCGCCGAGGAACCTATGGAAGTCGAAACCGTTGCCTAG